One window of the Arthrobacter sp. D5-1 genome contains the following:
- a CDS encoding MoxR family ATPase: MESKRQVSVEPTPFQGEAYSTLPREGAALNGHRPQVMDAERFHDASERILGSINKVIDGKADAAKLALTVLLAQGHLLLEDVPGVGKTLLAKTLARTVDCTVSRIQFTPDLLPSDVTGVSIYNQSSRQFEFRPGAVFANIVIGDEINRASAKTQSALLECMEEHQVTVDGHSYQLGLPFMVVATQNPIEMEGTYPLPEAQRDRFMARISMGYPDKEAEIEMLETHQASSPLAKVTPVVTAADVAAMIAAVQQVYVSTAIKEYTVAIGRATRDSARLRLGASPRSLLQLLRAAKATAALDGRDFVLPDDVVDVTESVLAHRIILDRKAASSGDTPQSILRGILAALPVAQEPPNAWRRDRHTA; the protein is encoded by the coding sequence ATGGAGTCCAAGCGACAAGTATCCGTTGAACCTACCCCGTTCCAGGGCGAGGCTTACAGTACCCTGCCGCGGGAAGGTGCAGCACTCAATGGACACAGGCCGCAGGTCATGGATGCGGAACGCTTCCACGATGCCAGCGAACGCATCCTGGGATCCATCAACAAGGTCATTGATGGCAAGGCCGACGCCGCGAAACTCGCGTTGACGGTTCTGCTGGCCCAAGGCCACCTCCTGCTGGAAGATGTTCCCGGCGTCGGCAAGACCCTGCTGGCCAAGACACTGGCGCGGACCGTGGACTGTACCGTCTCCCGCATCCAGTTCACGCCGGACCTCCTTCCGTCAGATGTCACCGGTGTCTCCATTTACAACCAGTCGTCCCGGCAATTTGAGTTCCGGCCCGGTGCAGTGTTCGCGAACATTGTGATCGGCGACGAAATCAACCGGGCTTCGGCCAAGACCCAGTCCGCGCTTCTTGAGTGCATGGAAGAGCATCAAGTCACCGTTGACGGGCATTCCTATCAGCTGGGCCTGCCCTTCATGGTGGTCGCCACTCAGAACCCCATTGAGATGGAGGGCACGTACCCGCTGCCCGAAGCCCAGCGGGACCGTTTCATGGCCAGGATTTCCATGGGCTATCCCGACAAGGAAGCCGAGATCGAAATGCTGGAGACGCACCAGGCTTCCTCTCCCCTGGCCAAAGTGACCCCCGTGGTCACTGCCGCCGACGTCGCGGCCATGATCGCTGCCGTCCAGCAGGTGTATGTGTCCACGGCCATCAAGGAGTACACCGTGGCTATCGGGCGGGCTACCCGCGACAGTGCCCGTCTGCGCCTTGGTGCCAGCCCGCGCTCCTTGTTGCAGCTGTTGCGTGCAGCCAAGGCAACCGCCGCGTTGGACGGCCGGGACTTTGTTCTCCCGGACGACGTAGTGGACGTTACCGAATCGGTGCTCGCCCACCGGATCATCCTGGACCGCAAAGCGGCAAGCTCAGGTGATACGCCACAAAGCATCCTTCGGGGCATCCTGGCGGCCCTGCCGGTTGCCCAGGAACCGCCCAATGCGTGGCGCAGGGACAGGCACACCGCCTAG
- a CDS encoding TatD family hydrolase — MCNSLAPVAYRASSEDTDSRKEYPPAPEPLPVPVMDNHTHLDFRHGLIEVPVRDAMDSAEAVGVQGAVQVGCDLESSRFTVQAVDADPRLLGAVAIHPNDAPVYAGRGELESALAEIEELAAHPRIRAIGETGLDFFRTHGEGLVAQRYSFRRHIDIAKRLGLTLQIHDRDAHDDVVKVLMEEGAPERVVFHCFSGDEELARICNQNGWYMSFAGTMTFKNAGNLRAALAIAEPQRILVETDSPFLTPHPYRGRPNASYMVPYTVRSMAEVTGDDLSELCSRLAENTLQAYGSWA; from the coding sequence ATGTGTAATTCGCTCGCCCCTGTTGCGTACCGTGCGTCATCCGAGGATACAGATTCCCGCAAGGAATACCCGCCGGCACCTGAACCCCTCCCCGTTCCGGTCATGGACAACCACACGCACCTGGATTTCCGGCACGGACTGATCGAGGTCCCGGTCCGCGACGCGATGGACTCGGCTGAGGCCGTAGGTGTGCAAGGCGCTGTGCAGGTGGGTTGCGATTTGGAGTCGTCCCGCTTCACAGTGCAGGCAGTGGACGCGGATCCGCGCCTGCTCGGTGCCGTAGCAATCCACCCCAACGACGCCCCGGTGTACGCCGGGCGCGGTGAACTGGAGTCGGCGCTCGCAGAGATCGAAGAGCTGGCAGCCCACCCGCGGATCCGCGCCATCGGTGAAACGGGATTGGATTTCTTCCGGACCCACGGGGAAGGGCTGGTGGCCCAGCGGTACTCGTTCCGGCGCCACATCGACATCGCCAAACGGTTGGGGCTGACTTTGCAGATCCACGACCGCGACGCCCACGACGACGTGGTGAAGGTGTTGATGGAGGAAGGTGCCCCGGAGCGGGTGGTGTTCCACTGTTTCTCCGGAGACGAAGAACTGGCCCGGATCTGCAACCAGAATGGGTGGTACATGTCGTTTGCGGGCACCATGACGTTCAAGAATGCCGGGAACCTGCGCGCAGCGCTGGCCATCGCCGAACCACAGCGGATCCTGGTGGAAACCGATTCGCCGTTCTTGACGCCCCACCCGTACCGTGGCCGGCCTAACGCGAGCTACATGGTTCCTTACACCGTCCGGTCCATGGCGGAAGTGACCGGTGATGACCTCTCCGAGCTCTGTTCGCGTTTGGCGGAAAACACGCTCCAGGCCTACGGCTCATGGGCCTGA
- a CDS encoding resuscitation-promoting factor, which produces MIKFFTTDGKFSFLKVGAQLLVVAALVVGVVAFVGNNKTVTLNVDGKVSSIQTFGGTVDQVVKAAKVELKDADRVSPALDARVDNGSVVNINLAKAVSIELDGARKTVNTNAPDVAALVSELGVASSSEISQPKEASLEVTGSFVSISTPKTISVVADGKDTTTTTTAADVATVLKDTGVTVGANDRISQPGNAPIVQDMVIKVSRVDTSKTAEATEEVPFESVKTETAELFKGEEKVTQEGVAGSLVKTFKLVLVDGREASRALVSSNVTTKPVTEKVSVGTKARPVAAPAKAAATSSGPTGAPNEAMWDRIAQCESGGNWSINTGNGYYGGLQFSSPTWLANGGGAYAPNASLATKAQQIDIANRLYAKNGLRDWGCAHAA; this is translated from the coding sequence GTGATCAAGTTCTTCACAACGGATGGCAAGTTCAGCTTCCTCAAAGTCGGTGCCCAGTTGCTGGTTGTTGCAGCGCTGGTGGTCGGAGTTGTCGCGTTTGTGGGCAACAACAAGACTGTCACCCTCAACGTGGACGGCAAGGTAAGTTCCATCCAGACCTTCGGCGGCACAGTTGACCAGGTGGTCAAGGCGGCCAAGGTTGAGCTGAAGGACGCTGACAGGGTCTCTCCCGCCCTCGACGCCCGTGTGGATAACGGCTCCGTGGTCAACATCAACCTCGCGAAGGCGGTGTCCATTGAATTGGACGGCGCGCGCAAGACCGTGAACACGAACGCCCCCGATGTCGCCGCACTGGTCAGCGAACTTGGAGTGGCAAGCTCCTCCGAAATCTCCCAGCCGAAGGAAGCATCGCTGGAAGTCACCGGTTCCTTCGTCTCCATCTCAACTCCCAAGACCATCAGTGTTGTTGCCGACGGCAAGGACACCACCACCACCACGACGGCGGCCGACGTCGCCACCGTGCTGAAGGACACCGGCGTCACCGTCGGCGCCAACGACCGCATCTCACAGCCTGGCAACGCGCCCATCGTTCAGGACATGGTGATCAAGGTCTCCCGCGTGGACACCAGCAAGACCGCAGAAGCCACGGAGGAAGTGCCCTTCGAAAGCGTGAAGACCGAAACTGCTGAGCTGTTCAAGGGCGAAGAGAAGGTTACCCAGGAAGGTGTGGCCGGTTCGCTGGTCAAGACGTTCAAGCTGGTCCTGGTTGACGGGCGTGAAGCGTCACGAGCCCTCGTCTCAAGCAATGTCACCACCAAGCCGGTGACCGAAAAGGTCAGCGTGGGCACCAAAGCCCGCCCGGTAGCTGCTCCGGCCAAGGCAGCCGCAACCTCCAGCGGCCCCACGGGTGCACCGAACGAAGCTATGTGGGACAGGATTGCCCAGTGTGAGTCCGGTGGAAACTGGTCCATCAACACCGGCAACGGCTACTACGGCGGCCTCCAGTTCTCCAGCCCGACGTGGCTGGCCAATGGTGGCGGAGCCTACGCTCCCAACGCCAGCCTGGCCACCAAGGCACAGCAAATTGATATCGCCAACCGCCTCTACGCCAAGAACGGCCTCCGCGACTGGGGCTGCGCGCACGCAGCCTGA